The genomic DNA AAcctaaaaagaaattaaattacCCTATGTAGCAGTGGTAAAAACAATCATTATGATAGTACTATAATATGGGATGCCAAATGTAGAACCTCAGTTACTTTTTCATAGCCGACAAATTTTGAACAAtcagctcactttcctcacatttagctaatttttctttcGTTTGAGAcataaattcatgtaaaacagcatgttctatatcatagttaaaaatgtgtacacatgaaaaatgcatctaaatgtaaatgttaaatctaaatataaaagttaaatttaaatataaatgttaaatcggttgCCAAgggtaaagctaaatgtttagaaattatacaagGTGGGCTGGTCAGCACCTGTCAATcacgaggccccgcccacacaaCTGACCGCGGCTCAGTGAGTGAGAAGAGGGGAAGAGCGAGATATTTCCAAACTGACGAACTCGGTAATGACTGGCGTACAGACGGCACAACAGCTGTCGGAATGTGTGGACAACAGCCCTCACACAGTTTACCAGATGTAGATTTGCTGAGAGTACCACCATGCTGTATGTacactttttcacttttttattttattgcataattgtgaccgtcaccagccctccctcagggagggtaagaaacactttatgaaagggaggatataaaaagagagggcagtgttacacctaggtgagggggaggggaacagggaacagggaagagggagtcaaggtaggaaaatggaaggggtggggatgagtcgactgttttaaggtgagagtgaaatgtgatgttatagttgtgcatattatcttgtgtaatcagttcagccagtctgtaTGTCAACTTGCTTTTGCCAGTGATGAAGACCGAGGATGCAAGACCTTGGAGGGTGGGGTGTGTGTGGAGTGTGGGCGGAGCCTTGTGATCAACAGTTagatttagatctaacatttagatttacagttaacatttagatttacagttaacatttagatttaacttttacatttagagttaacatttacaatttacatttagatttaacatttacatttcatgtttactcattttaaaaaaaaatgacagaacatgctgttttacatgaatttgtctcaaatgaaagggaaatgagcaaaatgtgaggaaagtagtggtgtgaaaaaaaatcgatttcacaatatatcgcaattttttgggtgccgattttaaataaaatatttttatttaaaaatgtttttatatttaatcaatatttttgtgtatttgtgcctgcaatattcatgtatttatgtacattttattttcatataatctgttcagtgCTTTAAATGACACAATTGGAGAaataattttttcttatttttgtgcattatcagtaactcatgGTGATTTATTCtcaatgttctcacttacagttgttacaatgccgccATTATGTTGTAATGGTTattttgagacttctacacagtagtttcagtgaaaagaaactttattttatgatggcagtgtgtaacactacattttcttttttttccgtgaaaatgtgcaaaaacactaataatcattgcaacatccttgccaatactcaccctaGAGGTGAATGGAGTTATAAATTCAATGTGGGTTATTGTGTCTTTTTACTAAAAGaataaaattacacagaatgatATGTACTAGGCTACAATAAGGCATGCCAGAGCCTTGACATATTaagaaataaattgtaaaaatgcAAGGCACATCTTAACAATCAGGTACATCAAAGatagatttaaaaacaaaattattattattattattattattattgttatttttattaactacatattgTTGCAGCCGTGGAGAGGAAGCCGACTGCAAGGGATTGTGGGAAGTACACAGTTGTGTCCTGTTTACCACTTTATAGTGGAATTGTGCCCTTTATTAGGCAATGTTCTGAAGTGGCTGTTTATATCTAAGTTGTGCCTTCATTTATTGAGTGACAAAGGTAGAAATAAGTGCGCTATTTGTGCACCGTGAGCAAGGTTTATGTGAGCGGCAGTGACGATGCGTGCATACTTTCACAACAATAGCTGCAATATTAAATCGAACAAGCTTATTAGGAGTTTTACTTCCCCCAGATCATTTGTGGTCCGATGCAGAACTATTACTACTTGATACCAATGTAGGAGGAATATATGAACATATGGAAATGAAAGGAGAGAACACTGTCAGTGGTCAAGCTGATGAAAAGTAAAGAAAAGACATGTCTAGGCATAACAAAGAAGAAGCAAAAACTCACCTCGGCTCTCCATCTTTCACCGCCTTACAAAGTTGACTCTCCAGACTCTTCTTTTTCCCATCCATGTTCCAGACAGCGGTGAAGGTaattcaaaacaaaatcatCCTTTAATGGACAGCCAAACAATCAGCCTAAACTAGCTTCCTCTATGTTATTGTTAGCCACCGAGGCTAATAGTAGCAACTAAGCTTTCACCCTTAAACCATGAGTTCCATTAAAAATGCTGGTTCCCGTATTGATCCTGTTATGAGTTTAGATTGGATCGAGAACTTCTAGCtgtacatttgtttgtttttaatttttttgattgaacatAATTAGgcaaatattaattatttgcTGGACTTCGTGTTGAAGCTCAGTGTGAATGACGGATTAAACTTCCCTCCCAGAGTGTAGCCGGAAATGCAGCCGGATGTCCCGCCCTAAGACAACATTGATTGGACAATCTTCCACCAATAATATGGAACGGTTAAAATAGagtagataataataataataataataataataataataataataataataataataataataataataataaatatatgattataaatgaataaaaaatttatCCATAATTACAGTTACACTCTTCCCAGTGTAAAGAAAAACTTTGCTTTCAAATGTTataaatttacaattataaagtaTCTACTTTTTCGTTTTCCGTGTGATCTAAATCCAGAGAAAAAACATGAACGAAAACAACAATTAACTTTTCATATCTATGCTTTGAACCGCAACATGACTGTCTCATGTTAGTTGGTGGAGATTCTTAATCCTTTAGTAACTATTTAGTATATTTGTTTAGTTAAACATGTGTACAGAGCTCATGCTTGCTATACTAATTGAGCCAAATATTTAGGTAAGGCAGTTGTAATGTTAGTTCTAGATTCTATACCActgattttaaatttatttctaGACCAAAGGGAAGGaatgtgtcaaaaaaaataatttgtttttgtttttaaaatactgtacatcattcaacaacaaatgaaaaaacataAGAAACTAAGAAATCACTTGTACCAAAAATCAAATTTGTACtctaatcaaaataataataattaaacaaaaaaaaaaaaaaaaaacaggaaaccaTGGTGAATAGGCTATTGACACTTTATCTTTAATCTTAAAAACAACATGATGATTTCACGGTAAAGagagtcctttttttttacacaaagaaAACAAGCTGTCGTTACATAAAAAGTGTGCTTAGAAGGACGCTATTATCTTTATTAAAATGTACTGACAATAATTTAGAAACTTTGCCACTTTTCTGGGTATTAATTCAGCCACGTTTTACTATAAATAAGTCTGGTAATGTGTTTTTGAACtggaaaattttttttttgtttaatagtgcttaaaatatacaaatatcacACAAGTCAGATGCCAACTCATACATATATCATATAAATAGTTATTATCACTGGTTCAAGGAAAGGATGGATTTTCCTGGGCTGTCCCTTCAGACAGAGTGGTAGGTGAAGAGAAAGCTGATCAGAAGCAGCATCAGGCTAGGATAGGCTGCTGCCACGTGGTTGTAAGGAGTGAGGTTGCAGGTGTCGTAGGGCTCGATACAGGCCGCATACGCCATGACGTGTGGAATGTAGTTCTGCTCCTGCACACCATGGAAAAGGtgtgacatgggacctttagcATAAATAGCCACATCCTCTATGCCATGGGTTTCGGAATCAATAGGAACAGGAGCCTGCTGCTTGTAGTTATTATcagctgaaagaaaaaaacaggtaaaaaatactaattacTTTTCAAGCAGTAGCCCTATGACAAATGGCAGTTCTGCTGGCCAATAATGAGGTTAATTACATACTGTACTGTACAACTATGTCAAATGCATACATGAAATAGTTGGGACAAACAGTatataaaggaaaaataaaagcatacacAATGAGAATGCCATAGTAATCAACTGGAGTAAGGATGGGCAACTTTGATCCCAATGGGGCCCcacaaatgtgattgtctgatccgagggccacaatataagtatatcatgtcagcatttagaataaggaCCAATGTGAAGACTAATACAAAGAACAATAACAGctttagtctgtttttgttgttattagagttgttatttgcatttttttttgtcattttgtgtattcctgttgtcgctttgcatatttttttttgtcattctgtgttttgtttgttgttgtttttgtattttatgggtcattttgtgtatttttggagtcatttttgttcttgttgtgtttttgtcattttgttatttttgaacCCATCTTCTGAGTTTTTGAGTAAATCCGTGTATTTccgttgtccttttgtgcagtcttttgtaattttgtatgtttttgagcaattttgtgtatttttgctttttttatgtttttgttgtcatgtattCCCATTGTTACAAGACTAATCGAGTTGATGACAATTTACAaggttcaattcaattcaactttattcatatagcgcaaattacagaTTAGTAGAATGCAGTGTTTCTACAGGATTTAGACTGGTTTGATGTTTGACAGCCTGAATATACTCAAAGTacagtttcttctttattttaatgctattcttgagtcattttactgttcgtattaggttttttttcttgtagcaGAAGTCGTGGAATACTACATATATACTACATATATTTGGTCGACTGGTGATATGTGCTGTATGCACCAGTATGGCAAGAATCCTGATTCACCACAAGATAgtgtaaaatattacatttgtcATTGAAATTTTTGTTAACAGGTACTTACATGCGACCGACTGATTCACATCTGGCCGAGTTCCATTTACGATCTGATATCCTGGTCCATTTCCATACACAGCTGTCGTAAAGTGTTTGTGGTCATCAGCCAACCCACGAGAGACCCCTAAAATTGTAGAACAAGTTCTAATAGAACTGTTTTAACCTCAAATAGAATGTAAAATAATGTATATGCACTACATTATACATTATACACATGCTTTTATTATATTGTGAACTTCACCTAAAACAGAGTTTCCTCGAGCAGAGTGTCCCCCAAAAGCAAAGACGTGGGAGTGGTCAGCAGTGACCACAGTGAGGGTGTCTAGTTCACTGGTGAGTTCACTTGCCCTTGAGACTGCATTGTCGAATTCAATGGTTTCAGTAAGAGCCTTTTTGGCCTTCCCTCCATGGTGACCATGGTCAATTCTCCCCCTTGAAATGTAACACAAATATTAATGAATATTAATCACTCCATCGCTTCTCCAAGCAAAAATTTTAAATAGTACAATATTAAACTAGTCAAAAGTTCTTACGAAAAAGTAATGGTGAAGATGATAATTTTACTCTGAAAGGTCAGACGGAAGGTAGGAacagtgtttcttaaatgggggtacatgtagaCATGCActacactacagggggtacttgagagaaagagagaatagaaaattaacaaatagtcagtcttggtcccaccccaggcgtgggatgactggaaatgataaaaactattaaaataaatccattcaggagCTGCTAAATCGATGTttgtcaaccttggggtcgggactcCATGTGggatcgcctgaaatttctgaaaaatttaaatagatttttgaaacgttttaattattattcttaaaataaataaataacacacaatcttttattttcactttgtgaaatataaatctagttaaacgaAAATGCAGTTAGAAAAACAAATGCTGTCTTTGGGGTCTAccggttgggaaccactgcactaaatgctgtttcttaccacttatttacaaaatgaaattcattaaagtgtgtgttatcactcgttcattccatcattatgctctatagttgtttttaaatcgtTTTCTAAACataatgttgtagtcggacaaagggggtacttggattcagaattaAGGGAAAGGCCcgagggtacttgagccaaaaaagtttgagaaccactgggtaAGAAGTCTCTCCTGTTGTAGTCATGGATTgtgtatatttaacattgagCTCCTAAAGGCTACTTGGCTACACAAACTAGTGAAAAGTAAAGCTTGATGATGTTGGTGCAGGCTTGTAGAAGAATGTACTAAAACAATATGACAACGTTAATTGGGAAATAAAGAGACATTTAAATACTTATCTTCCACAAAGAGGAAAAACCCTTTGGGGTTCTTGCTGAGAATCTTAATTGCTTTCTCTGTCATCTCTGTGAGCGAGGGATCCATTGTTGGATCACGCTCCAGCTCGTAACGGCAGTCTTTAGGCTCAAACAGACCTAAACCCAGACACAGACTTAATGCaaatttttactgtttttactattgaaagtgtaatgtgattaccaatacaaactaataatGGAGTTATTAGTTTGTATTGCACATGTGTACATTGTTCTCACCCATCAGGAAATCAGTTGTTGCAGGTTTGACATCATCAAACTGAGCTTTGTTCCAAACGTACCTAACATTCTTTGAAAGATTGAAGAATAATGTGCATTTTAAAAGTGGAATCTATGCAAGGATTGAAATTACATTCATTGGTGGTTAATTCCATTTACCGTTTTAGTTGACGTCCACTCGTCTACCAGATTTCGTCCATCATTCCGGTCTCCTTTACTGGTCGGATACTCGGGGTCAAAGGCTGATTTGGAAAACATGTACTGACGACCTCCACCGAGAATGACCTGCAATATGTGGCATAGAGACAATGCTTCTTTCAGAtgtaatacatttaatattatGAGAGTATTACAGCAGGCAAAACACCATAAACCAagaaagaacaagaagaagaacaggctTGTCAGAAGatgagtgaatgaatgatttGACCAAATCCTAATGCCAATAATCTAAGTATGGCCAATATCATTGAACCACCGATATTATTGACCAATATTAGGcagaaaatgtaatattggtCAAAATCGGTTTCAGTTATTCTACCATTGAAAACCGCTATgtgctgttttttaataaaaatgagtataTGGCACTATATCTAAAGTTAAATGAGTATTCTTAATTTCCACAGATAATGTTAatttgtggaatacatccagTTTGGCATCACCTTAAAAGTAGCCTTAAcctctatgtacagtatgtgtcagTATGGAATCAGCGTAAATCTGAAATTTCGTGTTGGACCACttcattttccttcagtttgcATACAGATATACTTTGGTGTTAGGTTCACACTTACATCAATTTCTGTGTTGTGAACAAGTTGATACGCAATGTCACGGCAGCCATTTTCGATTGCCTCATCCGTGAGATCAGAGTCTGCGTACCAGTTTCTGTTTGCACTGTGAGCGTAAGCAGCTGAAGGAGACGCATGTTGCACTCGAGTTGTTGTGACGATTCCAACTGATTTTCctaaagcacacaaaattaacattaaaattcaTCTTTATTCATTGCGATGTTTAAAAAACCCCCATGGTTAACGTAAAAAAAGCTGCCTAATGGTTGACAGCGTATCTATTTCCTGCCACATGCAGGATTTGTAAATACTGTTAATGTTGTGGTGATGTGAGCTTACCTGCTTGTTTGGCTCGGTGCAGAATAGATGTGACTTCATTGCCGAAGGTAGCGCTGCAGTTGTACCGCGTGGTAGCAGCTGTGACACCAATGGTGCCATAGTTGGCCTTCACACCACACAGGTAAGCTGTTGCTGTGCCAGCGCTGTCTGGCATCTGCTGGTCCACATTGTACGTCTGCAGTGGTGTGggacaacaataaacatggagTTAGCACAGTTCTTACCACAGTGACTTACAGGGTTACACTGTTGAATATATGACTTTTAATCAATGTAATCACATTTGTGCAAAGGTTTACTTCTTCCTCAgacatgaaagaaaaatacatgtatGGTAGAATAAAAAAGTACTGAAACATTTAATTAGACCACATGTGtgaaacttaaggcccgggggccaaatccggtccttaAGAGCATCTGATTTGGCATGCTGGAGAAAGGgaaaatgaatcattgtgtaaattgccaaataattcagttttaaattgttgttaaaagaactcaaaatgtttaaaaaaaattctacaattcttctcaaattattccacaaaatctccccaaatgaaataaaaattgattaaaaaaaacaattaataaattgaaggacatttaagtatctgtcaccgATTGCTTTGATACTGTTGATGCcttactttgtctaatttataactgaaagtgcaaacttgggcacgtTAATAatgaaattgttcattttcccGCCTTAAACTTGTAGCCCACTTGTGATCGaattggtccatatttggcccttgaacgaaaatgagtttgactccCCTAAATTAgactgaaatgtaattaaaaaaaaaaaatagcaatctGCAATTGGAGTCTACAAagtatacaattttaaaaatgtctaaataCTATTTGGAAAGTGCCATGTTGTCAAACTGACACCAAATGAATATTTACCTAAATCATAatacataatgaaataaatattatgCGAGTAATAACTTTCAAATTGTCGACTAATGTGAACAACGACCTCTTGGATGAGTTCATGCCAACATCATTATGAATTATAAAACTGATAGGTAAATTATTGCTTGATGATTTTAAGAGCCATAAAGAGGTTGAAGTCGTAAAGACACATTCTTGCCAGGAAACAATGATGTTGCTTTGGTAAAATGAGAGCTGACCTTGGACAGTGCCACGTGTGGAAAGGTATCAATAAACAGGTTATTCTCCTCCCCAGATCTTCCAGCCAACTGGCCCTTTAGGATACGGGCTGCTGACACTGTGGTGACCCCCATGCCTGTGGGTGGGTGGAATTTAAACATCCATAAATACACATACATGGGGTTGTTAACCCTTAATGACTTGATGGGGTTATTAAATGTAACTGATTATTcccaaacaaagataaaaatctGTACGTCAGTGTTAATGAGTAGCCTTTGTTGCTTGTGCCATAAATCAATGTTCCACCTATGAATTAATTTGAGTTGCCAAATGAGGTTATTTATCCATGTGACTCTTGTTACCCAACGTCCACTCAAGTTAATGTGTCAAACTCTCGCTCAATGGATTTTGACCCCTACCATAACCTAAGGGTACCTACCTAAGGGTTGACTAACTAAAAAACTCAATGTATGTgtcttactttttctttttacgaAGCCAAATCACATGTCAAACCAGGACCAACAGAAATAGCTGGTTGTGTTTGATAGGTATGTTGGTCCAATGTGAATCAGAAACATTATTTTCACATCAATTTCATGGCCAAAAAGCTATATTTCAGAAGCTTAGATTTCTTTCCTCAAAACCAAAATTGCATTGCTTTGCCTAAACTCTGTCAAAATCAACAGATAAATTACTGAAGTTTGACAGAGTTTTGGAGAAACGGGTAGAATCCTCATACTTTATGTCCTTGAATTTACTTTCTGTATTTAAGTAAAGCCTTCGGGGTCACATAAGAATGGAGACTGCTTACTTTCCTCAAGCTTATGTAGACCAAAACACATGAATTTCAATATTTCTTGGTCACTTCTGGCAATCCTCCGTGCAGGTGTGGCTTTCCCTATCAGTCTTCACAAGGGTTGTTGGTTTGAGTGCCAAGATTTCACCCCAGGCTATACTGACTCCTTATATAAACTCCTCACTGGAGTGCTCCACTAATGGATGTTTCATTCCCAACATAAACCCATGTTCATCTTGTAACTTGGTGCTACACTTTTAACTCATCACTTAACACCACAGACAAGACAACTTCGCCAGAATTTCATGCATTCTGAGAAATGAACATGCATGcgttttttaaagcagtgtttccgatcatgttcacattttttttagtacCTTCATGTTGCTTAAATATTGTCTAAAAAATGATGGTGACAAAAATGACTTGTTTGtcttacaataataataatcatgtaAAGAGGTCATAAATACTCATTTAAACCCAGATATTTCTCTTACCGTCTCCCAGGAAAAGGATAATGTTCTTGGCTTGGTGCAGATCACGTTGCATTTTCATAGCTTTATGAAGTGACTGCTTTGCCTTATTGTTCCAGTAGCTTGCATGGAGCTCATCATCTTGAAAGATAACATGAATAAATTCAAGTAATCTTCCAAATTTGTACAGTACATATTGATGTGTCATTCAAGACTAATTTACCAAATTACAGTACAAGAAAATGTACAACAGGCCCTATATAAAGATTATGgatatactgttttttttttataaatgattgttttgcactttttttaatgacaattattaAGCTTAAAATTattatacataaacatacaGTTCATATAATATGCATGGAGATTGGCAATTTAACATGTTCTGTGTTCTTCTCTACACGTTGACCCCATTATACTAAATGTAATTGGGTATCCTTTATATTGTTCATAAAATCCTAGAGTTCTAGGTTTTCTTAGTTCTCAATAACAGCAACAAAATGGAACACATCCTTACCTTGAATGCACAAAGTCCACTGCACTGCAATGAAAAACAAGAAACCTGTGAAAATAAAACTGCGCTTGTTGTCCATATTGGACTAGCTGATTTTAACCTGGGATAACTTCTGCTCACATGGTGGCATCTCTTTATAGCTGTAGCTTTGGAGCAAAGGGCACAAGGATAAACGGGAGGTTACTTACAACACACCTAAACAGGCCATAAACTAAGGAGAGACTTCTGAAGTCAGTTATGCATCAGCCTCTTAAATCCAAACGCACTTAAGAAATCCATTTTAGACTGTGAGAGAAAACCAGGGGAATACGTTATTTGACGTTTCCACCGTTGCAAGGCAGAGCACAATGTTGAGTCAACTTGTTCTGCTCTGTGAGACAACAATGGTAACAATCGGATCACTTAGTGctgaaaatcct from Gouania willdenowi chromosome 4, fGouWil2.1, whole genome shotgun sequence includes the following:
- the LOC114461794 gene encoding alkaline phosphatase-like, with the protein product MDNKRSFIFTGFLFFIAVQWTLCIQDDELHASYWNNKAKQSLHKAMKMQRDLHQAKNIILFLGDGMGVTTVSAARILKGQLAGRSGEENNLFIDTFPHVALSKTYNVDQQMPDSAGTATAYLCGVKANYGTIGVTAATTRYNCSATFGNEVTSILHRAKQAGKSVGIVTTTRVQHASPSAAYAHSANRNWYADSDLTDEAIENGCRDIAYQLVHNTEIDVILGGGRQYMFSKSAFDPEYPTSKGDRNDGRNLVDEWTSTKTNVRYVWNKAQFDDVKPATTDFLMGLFEPKDCRYELERDPTMDPSLTEMTEKAIKILSKNPKGFFLFVEGGRIDHGHHGGKAKKALTETIEFDNAVSRASELTSELDTLTVVTADHSHVFAFGGHSARGNSVLGVSRGLADDHKHFTTAVYGNGPGYQIVNGTRPDVNQSVASDNNYKQQAPVPIDSETHGIEDVAIYAKGPMSHLFHGVQEQNYIPHVMAYAACIEPYDTCNLTPYNHVAAAYPSLMLLLISFLFTYHSV